The following proteins are encoded in a genomic region of Ostrea edulis chromosome 7, xbOstEdul1.1, whole genome shotgun sequence:
- the LOC130048316 gene encoding PR domain zinc finger protein 14-like isoform X2 → MDQIRQSIFPFFAQRFANAHFHGIPVERFTVGGHGFPFSAPMFLAPQHHAPVPQSANSPMMAPPYHVRLAPPMGVPTYNFSQAEVDSLLYGYSKTRDDKCSGHALSCLRIGDLSHGIDKILSREGVSSEKKLSSEKINFQTPTKFVDASGIGMPEGLTLFQTTHAGVHHYGVFCAKTVLSRGTRFGPFKGKVVNTSEIKTNDDNSFMWEIFQEGKLSHFIDGRGSAGGWMSFINCARYAQEQNMIAIQIEGDIFYEACKDIPNGTELLVWYGDCYLQFMGVPVSLKEMADGGAQEESESSGEGYQCERCGKVFAYKYYRDKHLKYTRCVDQGDRKFPCHLCSRSFEKKDRLRIHILHVHEKHRPHKCIVCGKSFSQSSSLNKHMRVHSGERPYKCVYCNKAFTASSILRTHIRQHSGEKPFKCRHCGKAFASHAAHDSHVRRTHAKDKVYTCSVCGKCVSNAYELKLHMNIHSMS, encoded by the exons ATGGATCAGATAAGGCAAtctatatttccattttttgcgCAAAGATTTGCTAATGCACATTTTCATGG AATTCCTGTGGAGAGGTTTACGGTTGGGGGTCATGGGTTTCCCTTCTCCGCCCCCATGTTTCTCGCGCCGCAACACCATGCCCCAGTCCCGCAGTCAGCGAATTCCCCTATGATGGCTCCCCCCTATCACGTTCGTTTGGCGCCCCCTATGGGAGTTCCCACGTACAACTTTTCTCAGGCGGAAGTGGACAGTTTGCTTTACGGGTATTCAAAGACCCGGGATGACAAGTGTAGTGGACACGCCCTGTCTTGCTTACGAATCGGGGATCTCTCGCACG GTATTGATAAGATTTTATCACGGGAGGGAGTTTCATCTGAGAAGAAACTTTCGAGTGAAAAAATAAACTTCCAGACACCTACCAAATTTGTCGATGCCAGTGGAATAGGCATGCCGGAAG GCCTGACATTATTTCAAACGACGCATGCTGGGGTACACCACTACGGGGTTTTCTGTGCGAAAACCGTTCTGAGCCGGGGGACCCGCTTTGGTCCATTCAAAGGAAAAGTCGTGAACACGAGCGAGATTAAAACGAACGATGACAACTCTTTCATGTGGGAA ATTTTTCAAGAAGGCAAACTCAGTCATTTTATTGATGGTCGCGGAAGTGCGGGCGGATGGATGTCCTTTATAAATTGTGCTCGATATGCTCAAGAACAAAATATGATAGCAATCCAGATTGAAGGCGACATTTTCTACGAGGCCTGCAAAGATATTCCGAACGGCACAGAGCTCCTCGTTTGGTATGGAGACTGCTATCTTCAATTCATGGGTGTACCCGTGTCCTTGAAAGAAATGGCGGATGGTGGGGCGCAAGAGGAATCGGAAT cgTCAGGAGAAGGCTACCAGTGCGAGAGGTGTGGTAAAGTGTTCGCCTATAAATACTATCGTGATAAACATCTGAAATATACACGGTGTGTGGACCAAGGGGATCGCAAATTTCCCTGTCATTTGTGCAGCAG ATCTTTTGAAAAGAAGGACAGATTAAGGATTCATATTCTGCACGTGCACGAAAAACACAGACCTCACAAATGTATAGTGTGTGGCAAAAGTTTTAGTCAATCCTCAAGTCTCAACAAACACATGCGA GTCCACAGCGGAGAAAGGCCATATAAATGTGTTTACTGCAACAAGGCTTTCACTGCTTCCAGTATTCTCAGAACCcatatcagacagcattccGGAGAAAAACCTTTTAAG TGCAGGCATTGTGGAAAAGCCTTCGCTTCTCATGCAGCCCATGACAGTCATGTTCGAAGAACACACGCCAAAGACAAAGTGTACACATGCTCAGTCTGTGGGAAATGTGTTTCAAATGCTTACGAACTTAAATTACACATGAATATTCATTCTATGTCTTAG
- the LOC130048316 gene encoding PR domain zinc finger protein 14-like isoform X1 translates to MDQIRQSIFPFFAQRFANAHFHGIPVERFTVGGHGFPFSAPMFLAPQHHAPVPQSANSPMMAPPYHVRLAPPMGVPTYNFSQAEVDSLLYGYSKTRDDKCSGHALSCLRIGDLSHVGIDKILSREGVSSEKKLSSEKINFQTPTKFVDASGIGMPEGLTLFQTTHAGVHHYGVFCAKTVLSRGTRFGPFKGKVVNTSEIKTNDDNSFMWEIFQEGKLSHFIDGRGSAGGWMSFINCARYAQEQNMIAIQIEGDIFYEACKDIPNGTELLVWYGDCYLQFMGVPVSLKEMADGGAQEESESSGEGYQCERCGKVFAYKYYRDKHLKYTRCVDQGDRKFPCHLCSRSFEKKDRLRIHILHVHEKHRPHKCIVCGKSFSQSSSLNKHMRVHSGERPYKCVYCNKAFTASSILRTHIRQHSGEKPFKCRHCGKAFASHAAHDSHVRRTHAKDKVYTCSVCGKCVSNAYELKLHMNIHSMS, encoded by the exons ATGGATCAGATAAGGCAAtctatatttccattttttgcgCAAAGATTTGCTAATGCACATTTTCATGG AATTCCTGTGGAGAGGTTTACGGTTGGGGGTCATGGGTTTCCCTTCTCCGCCCCCATGTTTCTCGCGCCGCAACACCATGCCCCAGTCCCGCAGTCAGCGAATTCCCCTATGATGGCTCCCCCCTATCACGTTCGTTTGGCGCCCCCTATGGGAGTTCCCACGTACAACTTTTCTCAGGCGGAAGTGGACAGTTTGCTTTACGGGTATTCAAAGACCCGGGATGACAAGTGTAGTGGACACGCCCTGTCTTGCTTACGAATCGGGGATCTCTCGCACG TAGGTATTGATAAGATTTTATCACGGGAGGGAGTTTCATCTGAGAAGAAACTTTCGAGTGAAAAAATAAACTTCCAGACACCTACCAAATTTGTCGATGCCAGTGGAATAGGCATGCCGGAAG GCCTGACATTATTTCAAACGACGCATGCTGGGGTACACCACTACGGGGTTTTCTGTGCGAAAACCGTTCTGAGCCGGGGGACCCGCTTTGGTCCATTCAAAGGAAAAGTCGTGAACACGAGCGAGATTAAAACGAACGATGACAACTCTTTCATGTGGGAA ATTTTTCAAGAAGGCAAACTCAGTCATTTTATTGATGGTCGCGGAAGTGCGGGCGGATGGATGTCCTTTATAAATTGTGCTCGATATGCTCAAGAACAAAATATGATAGCAATCCAGATTGAAGGCGACATTTTCTACGAGGCCTGCAAAGATATTCCGAACGGCACAGAGCTCCTCGTTTGGTATGGAGACTGCTATCTTCAATTCATGGGTGTACCCGTGTCCTTGAAAGAAATGGCGGATGGTGGGGCGCAAGAGGAATCGGAAT cgTCAGGAGAAGGCTACCAGTGCGAGAGGTGTGGTAAAGTGTTCGCCTATAAATACTATCGTGATAAACATCTGAAATATACACGGTGTGTGGACCAAGGGGATCGCAAATTTCCCTGTCATTTGTGCAGCAG ATCTTTTGAAAAGAAGGACAGATTAAGGATTCATATTCTGCACGTGCACGAAAAACACAGACCTCACAAATGTATAGTGTGTGGCAAAAGTTTTAGTCAATCCTCAAGTCTCAACAAACACATGCGA GTCCACAGCGGAGAAAGGCCATATAAATGTGTTTACTGCAACAAGGCTTTCACTGCTTCCAGTATTCTCAGAACCcatatcagacagcattccGGAGAAAAACCTTTTAAG TGCAGGCATTGTGGAAAAGCCTTCGCTTCTCATGCAGCCCATGACAGTCATGTTCGAAGAACACACGCCAAAGACAAAGTGTACACATGCTCAGTCTGTGGGAAATGTGTTTCAAATGCTTACGAACTTAAATTACACATGAATATTCATTCTATGTCTTAG